In Streptomyces venezuelae, the sequence CTCGGGCGTGGCCTGGTTCCCGTACGGCGGGGGCACGGCCCTCGCGGTGGGACCCACCGGCACGGACGTGACGACGGACGGGGGCCGCGGCTGGCGCTCCCTGGACGCGGGATCCTTCGACACGGTCGACTGCGCGGGGGACGGGGGATGCTGGGCGGCCGGGGAGAAGGGACGGGTGGCGCGGCTGGAACGGCGTCGCTGATCAGCTCGCGGGAGCGGGCGGGACGGCCGGGGGAGCCGGGGGGACCGGGGGCGCCAGGGCGGTGAAGAGGTCCATGCCCGGGTAGTGCCCGGTGGTGAAGCCCGCGGCCCGGTAGACGGGCTCGCCGTCGGAGCTGGCGTGCAGCTGGACGTAATGGACGCCGATGCCGTCGAGCCAGCCGACCAGCGCGTCGACGATCCGGCGGCCGTGGCCCCGCCCGCGGGCCGACGCGTCGGTGACGATCCCGTCGAGGTAGCCGCGCCGGCCGTCGGTCCACCGGGGGCTGGGCAGGTGGTGGGTGACCCAGGCCATGCCGGTGGCCAGCAGCGGTTCGCCGGGGGCTCCACCGACCACCAGGCAGCGCATGCCGGGGCGTTCGCCGACGCGGTCGAGGAACCAGGTGCGGGCCACCTGCCGCCAGGCGGCGTCGGCGGGCCCGGGGTCGACCCCCAGGGCTGCGAGGGCGACGGCACGCAGGCGTATGAGCTCGGGAACGTCGGCGGGAACGGCGAGGCGGGGCTGCATGGACACTCCGGCGGTCAGGGCTGTCGAGGGGGCGAAGGCGGCGGGCCGAATCGGCCGAACAGAGCTGTCGAGGAGGCGGAAGGCGGCGAGCCGAGCCTGCCGAACCCGCCGGCCGAGGGGGCGGAGGAGGGCGGGGCGAGTCGGCCGAACAGGTCGGACGAGGGACGGAAGGTGGCGGGCCGAGCCGGTCGGACGGGCCGGACGACGGGTGAAGTGGCGGGCCGTCGGGGCCTGCGCCGTCTCCCGCGCGGTTGGTTCCGTGGCCGGAAGGGGTTGCCGGGTCGTGGCGCCCCGGTGGTGCGGTGCGGTGTGTCGTACCCCGCCACCGGCGGCAGGTTCTCCGGAGGGAGTACCGGGGCGGGGCGGCGGCGTCACCCGTCGACCCGCGCCGGTCACGCCGCTACGCGACCGGGTTCTCCCGGACCGTCGACAGGTCCGACGAGGTCTTCGTGGCGAGGAACTCCGTGATGGTGTAGGCACAGACGCCCGCCACCGCGAAGGGGTCCTCGGCCGCGATCCGCTCGACCTCCGCCCGGGACACCCCGCCGGCCAGGATCACGCCCCCGTCGCGCGGGACCTTGCGTCCCGAAGCCAGGAAGACGCCGGCGGCGTAGTAGCCGTCCAGCCAGGCGATGTGAGCGTCCATCTGTTCTTCGACGGACTCGATGGGGGCGGTGTAGGTGAGCTCCATGACGAACATGATCGCCAGGCTACTCTCGCTCCATCATGACGAGTGCGAAGACCCCCGCCGACGAGGCCGAGGCCCGGGCGATACAAGACGAACTACGCCATCAGGTCGTGCTCACCGAGCCCGGCCCACCCCCCGGCCGCGGCCTCGTCGCGGGAGTGGACGTCGCCTACGACGACGCCCGCGACCTGGTCGCCGCCGCGGCCGTGGTGCTCGACGCCGCCACCCTGGAGGTCGTGGAGGAGGCCACCGCCGTGGGACACGTCAGCTTCCCCTACGTGCCCGGGCTGC encodes:
- a CDS encoding GNAT family N-acetyltransferase — its product is MQPRLAVPADVPELIRLRAVALAALGVDPGPADAAWRQVARTWFLDRVGERPGMRCLVVGGAPGEPLLATGMAWVTHHLPSPRWTDGRRGYLDGIVTDASARGRGHGRRIVDALVGWLDGIGVHYVQLHASSDGEPVYRAAGFTTGHYPGMDLFTALAPPVPPAPPAVPPAPAS
- a CDS encoding YciI family protein, giving the protein MFVMELTYTAPIESVEEQMDAHIAWLDGYYAAGVFLASGRKVPRDGGVILAGGVSRAEVERIAAEDPFAVAGVCAYTITEFLATKTSSDLSTVRENPVA